In one Bradyrhizobium sp. 4 genomic region, the following are encoded:
- a CDS encoding (2Fe-2S)-binding protein, which translates to MSTVKLTVNGKAVAVDVEDRTLLVQLLRDHLNLTGTHVGCDTSQCGACVVHMDGKAVKSCTMLAGQADGASITTIEGIAKGDELHPMQAAFRDNHGLQCGYCTPGMIMSAIDIVHRYGGQLDEATVRHELEGNICRCTGYHNIVKAVLDAAGRMKVSQAAE; encoded by the coding sequence GTGTCTACAGTCAAACTGACGGTGAACGGCAAGGCTGTTGCCGTTGACGTCGAGGACCGCACGCTGCTGGTTCAGCTGCTGCGCGACCACCTCAACCTCACCGGAACCCACGTCGGCTGCGACACCAGCCAGTGCGGCGCCTGCGTCGTCCATATGGACGGCAAGGCGGTCAAATCCTGCACCATGCTGGCGGGACAGGCCGACGGCGCCAGCATCACCACGATCGAAGGCATCGCCAAGGGCGACGAGCTGCACCCCATGCAGGCGGCCTTCCGCGACAATCACGGCCTGCAGTGCGGCTATTGCACGCCGGGCATGATCATGTCGGCGATCGATATCGTGCACCGCTATGGCGGCCAGCTCGACGAGGCCACCGTCCGCCACGAGCTCGAAGGCAATATCTGCCGCTGCACCGGCTACCACAACATCGTCAAAGCCGTGCTGGACGCGGCAGGCCGCATGAAGGTCTCGCAGGCAGCCGAGTAA
- a CDS encoding HAMP domain-containing methyl-accepting chemotaxis protein, which yields MSGRIASSSKRTIMPTLRFRAKIILGFAAVLVISAGSMAFSYFGFERVSSGVGSYRSSVTEADLARNIDRELLAYRSAVKYFVVTGKEDDAKTALDAETGLKGAIDQAVKSAKKPARQESLGKLSKEFSNFSATFAKVLQAKRDSTLLVQNQLTRNANLLKYKLDDIGNNASDSEAQAIEFGTKQVNAQFQTANAAATNFVLTSDQTIATSALARLKFVENSLNAVYSMDDKIVAGLKDARGLLGAYRESLEKLIANAKMIDDLVTEMSGSAGAILQGATAMKADLVAEQQRLESESEATIGKTEQLVLMLAVGGTLLGAILAFLLGTGISRPMIAMCKAMRELASGNFDVVLPGLGRKDEIGEMAGAVEEFKVQAVAKAERDAAANEAQNKEASAARRSELIRFADDFESAVGAIVSNVSASAVQLESAASTLTRTAETTQSLSSQVADVSEQASSNMQSVATATEELSASVEEIGRQVRDSSRIAEAAVVQAKETDNRIGKLSHAAQQIGEVVKLITAIAEQTNLLALNATIEAARAGEAGRGFAVVASEVKSLASQTAKATDEISSHITGMQGATAESVAAIKEIGATIGQISSISTSIASAVEQQGAATQEIARSVQTVAQGTQTAATDIGQVNRGAAETGSASEEVLHSAKTLSSESTRLRAELDRFMGNIRAA from the coding sequence ATGTCCGGGCGTATCGCGTCGTCGTCGAAGCGCACAATAATGCCGACCCTCAGGTTCCGCGCCAAGATCATTCTGGGCTTTGCCGCGGTGCTGGTGATCTCCGCCGGCAGCATGGCTTTCTCCTATTTTGGCTTCGAGCGGGTCTCGTCCGGGGTCGGGTCCTACCGCAGCAGCGTCACCGAGGCCGATCTCGCCCGTAATATCGACCGGGAGCTGCTCGCCTATCGCTCGGCCGTCAAATATTTCGTCGTCACCGGCAAGGAGGACGACGCCAAGACGGCGCTGGACGCGGAGACCGGCCTGAAGGGCGCCATCGACCAGGCGGTCAAGAGCGCCAAGAAGCCGGCGCGGCAGGAAAGTCTGGGCAAGCTCTCCAAGGAGTTTTCCAACTTCTCCGCGACCTTCGCAAAAGTCCTCCAGGCCAAGCGTGACAGCACGCTGCTGGTGCAGAACCAGCTCACGCGCAACGCCAACCTCCTGAAATACAAGCTCGACGACATCGGCAACAATGCCTCCGATTCCGAGGCGCAGGCGATCGAGTTCGGAACCAAGCAGGTCAACGCCCAATTCCAGACCGCGAATGCGGCGGCGACCAATTTCGTGCTGACGTCCGACCAGACGATTGCTACCAGCGCGCTGGCGCGGCTGAAATTCGTCGAGAACTCGCTCAACGCAGTCTATTCGATGGACGACAAGATCGTCGCCGGCCTGAAGGATGCCAGGGGATTGCTCGGCGCCTATCGGGAATCGCTGGAAAAACTGATCGCCAACGCCAAGATGATCGACGATCTCGTCACCGAGATGAGCGGTTCGGCCGGCGCGATCCTTCAGGGTGCTACCGCCATGAAGGCGGACCTCGTTGCCGAACAGCAGCGGCTGGAGTCCGAATCGGAAGCGACCATCGGGAAGACCGAGCAACTGGTGCTGATGCTGGCCGTCGGCGGCACGCTGCTCGGCGCGATCCTCGCTTTCCTGCTCGGCACCGGCATTTCGCGCCCGATGATCGCGATGTGCAAGGCGATGCGCGAGCTTGCCTCGGGCAATTTTGACGTCGTGCTGCCGGGCCTCGGGCGCAAGGACGAGATCGGCGAGATGGCCGGCGCGGTCGAAGAATTCAAGGTGCAGGCCGTGGCCAAGGCCGAGCGCGACGCCGCCGCCAACGAGGCCCAGAACAAGGAAGCGAGCGCTGCTCGCCGTTCCGAGCTGATTCGTTTCGCCGACGATTTCGAGAGCGCGGTCGGCGCCATCGTCTCCAACGTCTCGGCTTCCGCCGTGCAGCTGGAATCGGCGGCCTCGACGCTGACCCGCACCGCCGAGACCACGCAGAGCCTGTCGAGCCAGGTCGCCGACGTCTCCGAGCAGGCCTCCAGCAACATGCAGTCGGTCGCGACCGCGACGGAAGAGCTCTCGGCTTCGGTCGAGGAGATCGGCCGCCAGGTCCGCGATTCCAGCCGCATTGCCGAAGCTGCCGTGGTGCAGGCCAAGGAGACCGATAACCGCATCGGCAAGCTCTCGCATGCCGCCCAGCAGATCGGCGAAGTGGTCAAGCTCATCACGGCGATCGCCGAGCAGACCAATCTTCTGGCGCTCAACGCGACCATCGAGGCGGCGCGCGCCGGTGAAGCCGGCCGCGGCTTTGCAGTGGTCGCCAGCGAAGTGAAGTCGCTCGCGAGCCAGACCGCGAAGGCCACCGACGAGATCTCCTCGCACATCACGGGCATGCAAGGCGCCACCGCCGAGTCGGTTGCGGCGATCAAGGAGATCGGCGCGACCATCGGCCAGATCTCGTCGATCTCGACGTCGATTGCGAGCGCAGTGGAGCAGCAAGGCGCAGCGACGCAGGAAATCGCGCGCAGCGTCCAGACCGTCGCACAGGGTACTCAGACCGCTGCCACCGACATCGGCCAAGTCAACCGCGGCGCCGCCGAAACCGGCTCGGCCTCGGAAGAGGTGCTGCACTCGGCCAAGACACTGTCGTCCGAAAGCACGCGCCTGCGTGCCGAGCTCGACCGCTTCATGGGCAATATCCGGGCGGCGTAG
- a CDS encoding xanthine dehydrogenase family protein molybdopterin-binding subunit → MGVEGIGASVVRKEDKRFITGKGRYVDDIKLQGMTHAHFIRSPHAHAKVKGIDSSAALKMPGVVAVLTGQEIVDDKVGNLICGWAITSKDGSPMKMGAWPAMAPETVRFVGQAVAVVIAETKNLARDAAEAVVVNYEELPAVADVHAAIKSGAPQLHPEAPGNQVYDWVIGDEGATDAAFAKAANVVKLDVTNNRLAPNAMEPRAAIADYDSAEEHFTLYTTSQNPHVARLVLSAFYNIAPEHKLRVIAPDVGGGFGSKIFIYPEEMVALWASKKVGRPVKWTGDRTEAFLTDAHGRDHVTHAEMAFDANNKITGLKVKTFANFGAYMSLFSSSVPTYLYATLLSGQYNIPAIHAEVVGVYTNTTPVDAYRGAGRPEASYLIERLMETAARQLKVDPAALRRTNFITQFPHQTPVIMAYDTGDFNASLDAAMKAIDYAGFAGRKAKAKADGKLRGIGVSCYIEACGIAPSKAVGSLGAGVGLWESAEVRVNPVGTIEVLTGSHSHGQGHETTFCQLVAERLGVPISQVSIVHGDTDKVQFGMGTYGSRSAAVGLTAILKAMEKMESKAKKIAAHALEASEGDIVIENGEFKVAGTDKAIAFPMVALAAYTAHNLPDGMEPGLKESAFYDPTNFTFPAGTYICELEVDPGTGKTSFVNFVAADDFGRLINPMIVEGQVHGGLVQGIGQALLEHAIYDANGQPVTASFMDYAMPRADDVPSFNLSHTTTLCPGNPLGIKGCGEAGAIGASAAVINAITDAIGKNNLEMPATPDRVWRTIHAA, encoded by the coding sequence ATGGGTGTTGAAGGCATTGGCGCGAGCGTCGTGCGCAAGGAAGACAAGCGTTTTATTACCGGCAAGGGCCGCTACGTCGACGACATCAAATTGCAGGGCATGACCCATGCCCATTTCATCCGCAGCCCGCACGCGCATGCCAAGGTGAAGGGAATCGATTCCTCCGCCGCGCTGAAGATGCCGGGCGTGGTCGCGGTGCTCACTGGACAAGAGATCGTCGACGACAAGGTCGGCAACCTCATCTGTGGCTGGGCCATCACCTCCAAGGACGGCAGCCCGATGAAGATGGGCGCATGGCCGGCGATGGCGCCGGAGACGGTGCGCTTCGTCGGTCAGGCCGTCGCGGTCGTGATCGCCGAGACCAAAAATCTCGCACGCGACGCGGCCGAAGCCGTGGTCGTGAACTACGAAGAGCTGCCAGCGGTCGCCGACGTCCACGCCGCGATCAAGTCCGGCGCGCCGCAGTTGCATCCCGAAGCTCCCGGCAACCAGGTCTATGACTGGGTGATCGGCGACGAGGGCGCCACCGATGCAGCCTTCGCCAAGGCCGCCAACGTGGTGAAGCTCGACGTCACCAACAACCGCCTCGCGCCGAACGCAATGGAGCCGCGCGCCGCGATCGCCGACTACGATTCGGCGGAAGAGCACTTCACGCTCTACACGACGTCGCAGAATCCGCACGTCGCCCGCCTCGTGCTGTCGGCGTTCTACAACATCGCCCCCGAGCACAAGCTGCGCGTGATCGCACCCGATGTCGGCGGCGGCTTCGGCTCGAAAATCTTCATCTATCCCGAAGAGATGGTGGCGCTGTGGGCCTCGAAAAAGGTCGGCCGTCCCGTGAAATGGACCGGCGACCGCACCGAGGCCTTCCTCACCGATGCGCATGGCCGCGACCATGTCACTCATGCCGAGATGGCGTTCGACGCCAACAACAAGATCACCGGATTGAAGGTGAAGACCTTCGCCAATTTCGGCGCCTACATGTCGCTGTTCTCGTCGTCGGTGCCGACCTATCTCTACGCGACGCTGCTGTCGGGCCAGTACAACATCCCGGCGATTCATGCCGAGGTGGTCGGGGTCTACACCAACACGACGCCAGTCGACGCCTACCGCGGCGCCGGCCGCCCCGAGGCGAGCTATCTGATCGAACGTCTGATGGAGACGGCGGCGCGGCAGTTGAAGGTCGATCCGGCCGCGCTGCGCCGGACCAACTTCATCACCCAGTTCCCGCACCAGACGCCGGTGATCATGGCTTATGATACCGGCGACTTTAACGCCTCGCTCGACGCCGCGATGAAGGCGATCGACTATGCCGGCTTTGCCGGGCGCAAAGCCAAGGCGAAGGCCGACGGCAAGCTGCGCGGCATTGGCGTGTCCTGCTACATCGAGGCCTGCGGCATCGCGCCGTCGAAGGCCGTCGGCAGCCTGGGCGCCGGCGTCGGTCTTTGGGAATCCGCCGAAGTCCGCGTCAACCCGGTCGGCACCATCGAGGTCCTGACGGGATCACACAGCCACGGCCAGGGTCACGAGACCACGTTCTGCCAGCTCGTTGCGGAGCGTCTCGGCGTTCCCATCAGCCAGGTCTCGATCGTCCATGGCGACACCGACAAGGTGCAGTTCGGCATGGGCACCTACGGCTCGCGCTCCGCGGCCGTCGGCCTCACCGCGATCCTGAAGGCGATGGAGAAGATGGAATCCAAAGCCAAGAAAATCGCCGCGCATGCGCTGGAAGCCTCGGAAGGCGACATCGTCATCGAGAACGGCGAGTTCAAGGTGGCCGGCACTGACAAGGCGATCGCCTTCCCGATGGTCGCGCTCGCAGCCTACACCGCGCACAATCTGCCTGACGGGATGGAGCCGGGCCTGAAGGAGAGCGCCTTCTACGATCCGACCAACTTCACCTTCCCGGCCGGCACATACATCTGCGAGCTCGAGGTCGATCCCGGCACGGGCAAGACCTCCTTCGTCAACTTCGTCGCGGCCGACGATTTCGGCCGGCTGATCAACCCGATGATCGTCGAAGGCCAGGTCCATGGCGGTCTTGTGCAAGGCATCGGACAAGCGTTGCTCGAGCACGCGATCTACGACGCCAACGGGCAGCCGGTCACGGCCTCGTTCATGGACTACGCCATGCCGCGCGCCGACGACGTTCCCTCGTTCAACCTCTCCCACACCACGACGCTGTGCCCGGGCAATCCCTTGGGCATCAAGGGTTGCGGCGAGGCCGGCGCGATCGGGGCGTCAGCGGCCGTGATCAATGCGATCACGGATGCGATCGGCAAGAACAATCTGGAAATGCCCGCAACCCCTGACAGGGTGTGGCGCACGATCCACGCGGCTTAA